One region of Pogona vitticeps strain Pit_001003342236 chromosome 1, PviZW2.1, whole genome shotgun sequence genomic DNA includes:
- the GTPBP2 gene encoding GTP-binding protein 2 isoform X1: MKWRLQEGRGEAVYQIGVEDNGLLVGLSEEEMRASLKTLRRMAEKVGADITVLREREVDYDSDIPRKITEVLVRKVPDNQQFLDLRVAVLGNVDSGKSTLLGVLTQGELDNGRGRARLNLFRHLHEIQSGRTSSISFEILGFNSKGEVVNYSDSRTAEEICESSSKMITFIDLAGHHKYLKTTIFGLTSYCPDFAMLVVSANTGIAGTTREHLGLAMALKVPFFIVISKVDLCSKATVERTVKQLERILKQPGCNKLPLLVTSDDDAVTAAQQFAQSPNITPIFILSSVSGENLDLLKVFLNILPPLTNSKEQEELMQQLTEFQVDEIYTVPEVGTVVGGTLSSGICKEGENLVVGPTDDGKFLQLKVCSIQRNRSACRVLRAGQAATLALGHFDRSLLRKGMVMVSPEMNPTICSIFEAEIVLLFHATTFRKGFQVTVHVGNVRQTAVVEKIHGKDKLRTGEKAVVCFRFIKHPEYLKIGAKLLFREGVTKGIGHVTYIQAINIGENGLEQGLDSELVSF; encoded by the exons ATGAAGTGGCGACTACAAGAAGGCCGTGGTGAGGCAGTGTACCAGATTGGCGTAGAGGACAACGGCCTGCTGGTAGGATTGTCAGAAGAGGAGATGCGCGCCTCTCTCAAAACACTGCGGCGGATGGCTGAGAA AGTAGGAGCTGACATCACTGTGCTCCGTGAAAGAGAAGTGGATTATGACAGTGATATACCCAGGAAGATAACAGAAGTTCTAGTCCGAAAGGTTCCAGATAACCAGCAG tttCTAGATCTGCGGGTGGCTGTGCTTGGAAATGTGGATTCAGGAAAGTCAACCCTACTTGGTGTCTTGACACAAGGAGAGCTAGATAACGGGCGAGGGAGAGCTCGTCTCAATCTCTTCCGGCACCTGCATGAGATCCAGTCTGGGAGAACATCCAGCATCAGTTTTGAAATTCTTGGCTTCAACAGCAAGGGAGAG GTGGTAAACTACAGTGACTCACGGACAGCTGAAGAGATCTGTGAGAGCTCTTCCAAGATGATCACTTTTATTGATCTGGCTGGCCATCATAAGTATCTGAAAACCACCATCTTTGGGCTCACAAGTTATTGCCCAGACTTTGCAATGCTGGTAGTGAGTGCCAATACTGGCATTG CAGGCACAACACGAGAACATCTAGGCTTGGCGATGGCCCTCAAGGTCCCTTTCTTCATTGTCATTAGCAAAGTGGACTTGTGCTCGAAAGCTACTGTGGAGAGGACAGTGAAGCAACTGGAGCGGATCCTGAAGCAGCCTGGCTGCAATAAGCTCCCTTTGCTGGTCACATCGGATGATGATGCTGTTACAGCAGCACAGCAGTTTGCGCAGTCTCCCAA CATTACTCCCATCTTCATCTTGTCTAGCGTTTCTGGAGAGAACCTGGATCTCCTGAAGGTCTTCCTTAACATCCTTCCTCCACTGACAAACAGCAAAGAACAGGAGGAGCTCATGCAACAGCTCACAGAGTTTCAG GTAGATGAAATCTACACTGTACCGGAGGTGGGCACTGTTGTTGGAGGAACCTTGTCCAG TGGGATATGTAAAGAGGGAGAGAACCTGGTGGTTGGCCCGACCGATGATGGCAAGTTCCTTCAACTGAAAGTGTGCAGCATCCAGCGCAATCGTTCGGCGTGCCGTGTGCTTCGGGCTGGACAGGCTGCCACACTGGCTCTTGGACACTTTGATCGCTCACTACTGCGCAAA GGCATGGTGATGGTCAGCCCAGAGATGAATCCCACCATCTGCTCAATATTTGAAGCGGAAATTGTTCTGCTCTTCCACGCCACAACTTTCCGGAAAGGATTCCAAGTAACAGTCCATGTTGGGAATGTGCGGCAAACAGCAGTTGTGGAGAAGATCCATGGGAAG GATAAACTGCGAACAGGAGAAAAGGCTGTGGTTTGTTTCAGATTCATTAAACATCCTGAATATTTGAAGATAGGAGCCAAACTACTGTTCCGTGAAGGAGTCACCAAAGGCATTGGACATGTCACTTACATCCAAGCAATTAACATTGGAGAGAATGGCTTGGAGCAGGGCTTGGATTCTGAGTTGGTCAGTTTCTGA